A genomic region of Thermoanaerobaculia bacterium contains the following coding sequences:
- a CDS encoding biopolymer transporter ExbD: MPLGSAFNIPGSSENNVKSDINVTPLVDVCLVMLIIFMVVTPLLRAGADVNLPQTNMPPKMPEGSKQKTISMTARAEVVIDGVWIPDQNLKAYFKDLFTQSPEKTLVIKADKALKYKEVRRIMQTVNEAGFGGVGLVTDKRESTGG, translated from the coding sequence ATGCCGTTGGGGTCCGCGTTTAACATACCGGGGTCGTCCGAGAACAACGTCAAGTCGGATATCAACGTCACCCCGCTGGTCGATGTCTGCCTCGTGATGCTGATCATCTTCATGGTGGTCACGCCTCTGTTGCGCGCCGGCGCCGACGTGAACCTGCCGCAGACCAACATGCCTCCGAAGATGCCGGAGGGGTCGAAGCAGAAGACGATCTCGATGACGGCACGTGCCGAAGTGGTGATCGACGGGGTCTGGATCCCCGATCAGAATCTCAAGGCGTACTTCAAGGATCTGTTCACGCAGTCGCCCGAGAAGACGCTGGTGATCAAGGCGGACAAGGCCCTGAAGTACAAGGAAGTGCGTCGCATCATGCAGACCGTCAACGAGGCCGGGTTCGGCGGTGTCGGGCTGGTGACGGACAAGCGCGAGAGTACAGGCGGCTGA
- a CDS encoding NADP-dependent malic enzyme → MEKITREEALEYHSRAPKGKIEVLPSKPTATQRDLSLAYTPGVAEPCLAIEKDPLLAYEYTAKGNLVAVISNGTAVLGLGNIGALAGKPVMEGKGVLFKRFAGIDVFDIEVATEDPEEFIRAVKLLEPTFGGINLEDIKAPECFEIERRLKAEMNIPVFHDDQHGTAIISGAALVNALEIAGKRIEDVKLVLSGAGAAAFGCLRLYLELGLSRENIILCDRKGVIYRGRPNDTDAQKMEFAADTSARTLEDALAGADVLVGLSVAGAVTPEMLLKMAPNPIIFAMANPTPEIGYDEALAARPDAIMATGRSDYPNQVNNVLGFPFLFRGALDTRASDINGAMKLAATRALAGLAREDVPDSVLKAYGIKALKFGRDYLIPKPFDYRVLLTVAPAVAKAAEESGIARVSVGSVEEYRHRLEHLVSRRLELMRGIFDRAKENPKRIVFPEGEEDKILRAAKILVDQGIAHPILLARRESIAAKLAELGLSEDKITIVHAESAPQYERYAHRFHELRRRAGVTLEDGYKRMRSRNYFGSMMVAEGDADGLISGLTYEYADTIRPALQIIHTRPGVNRVAGAYILILKDRLFFFADTTVNIDPDAETLAEIAILTAEFARRFDVEPRVAMLSFSNFGSNPHPSARKARRAVEIVRARAPELAIDGEMQADTAVMASVLQETYPWTKLGGPANVLIFPELNSANTAYKLIWRLAGAEAIGPILLGMARPVHVLQRGVEVTDIVNMAAICVVDAQEFEARQGK, encoded by the coding sequence ATGGAAAAAATCACGCGCGAAGAAGCGCTCGAGTACCACTCCCGCGCTCCCAAAGGAAAGATCGAAGTCTTGCCGTCGAAGCCGACGGCCACACAGCGCGACCTCTCGCTGGCCTACACGCCAGGGGTCGCCGAGCCCTGCCTCGCCATCGAGAAAGACCCCCTTCTCGCCTACGAATACACCGCCAAGGGCAACCTGGTGGCGGTCATCTCCAACGGCACGGCCGTTCTCGGGCTGGGAAACATCGGTGCCCTGGCCGGCAAGCCGGTCATGGAGGGCAAGGGTGTCCTGTTCAAGCGCTTCGCCGGCATCGACGTCTTCGACATCGAGGTCGCGACGGAGGATCCGGAAGAGTTCATCCGGGCGGTGAAACTGCTCGAGCCGACCTTCGGGGGCATCAACCTCGAGGACATCAAGGCTCCCGAGTGCTTCGAGATCGAACGCCGGCTCAAGGCCGAGATGAACATCCCGGTCTTCCACGACGATCAACACGGCACGGCGATCATCTCCGGCGCGGCGCTCGTCAATGCACTCGAGATTGCCGGCAAGCGCATCGAGGATGTGAAACTGGTGCTCTCCGGCGCCGGTGCCGCTGCCTTCGGCTGCCTGCGCCTCTACCTCGAGCTCGGACTCAGCAGGGAGAACATCATCCTCTGCGATCGCAAGGGCGTCATCTACCGCGGCCGCCCGAACGATACCGACGCCCAGAAGATGGAGTTCGCCGCCGACACCTCGGCGCGCACCCTCGAGGACGCCCTGGCGGGCGCCGACGTGCTGGTCGGCCTTTCAGTCGCCGGCGCCGTCACGCCCGAGATGCTGCTCAAGATGGCGCCGAACCCGATCATCTTCGCGATGGCCAACCCGACGCCGGAGATCGGCTACGACGAAGCCCTGGCGGCCCGTCCCGACGCCATCATGGCAACCGGACGCAGCGACTATCCCAATCAGGTGAACAACGTTCTCGGCTTCCCCTTCCTCTTCCGCGGCGCGCTCGACACCCGCGCCTCCGACATCAACGGCGCGATGAAGCTCGCGGCGACGCGCGCCCTCGCGGGCCTGGCTCGCGAGGACGTGCCCGACTCGGTGCTCAAGGCCTACGGAATCAAGGCTCTCAAGTTCGGCCGCGACTACCTCATCCCCAAGCCGTTCGACTACCGTGTCCTGCTCACCGTCGCTCCAGCGGTCGCCAAGGCGGCCGAGGAGAGCGGCATCGCCCGCGTTTCGGTGGGGAGCGTCGAGGAGTATCGGCACCGCCTCGAACATCTGGTCTCGCGCCGCCTCGAGCTCATGCGCGGAATCTTCGATCGCGCCAAGGAGAACCCGAAGCGCATCGTCTTTCCGGAGGGCGAGGAGGACAAGATCCTGCGTGCGGCGAAGATCCTCGTCGACCAGGGGATTGCGCACCCGATCCTGCTGGCCCGGCGAGAGAGCATCGCCGCCAAGCTCGCCGAGTTGGGCCTGTCGGAAGACAAGATCACCATCGTGCACGCCGAGAGCGCTCCGCAATACGAGCGCTACGCACATCGCTTCCACGAGCTCCGGCGGCGCGCCGGCGTGACTCTCGAGGACGGCTACAAGCGCATGCGATCCCGCAACTACTTCGGCAGCATGATGGTCGCCGAGGGGGATGCCGACGGACTGATCTCCGGTCTGACCTACGAGTATGCCGACACCATCCGGCCGGCCCTGCAGATCATCCACACCCGGCCGGGGGTGAATCGGGTCGCCGGAGCCTACATCCTCATTCTCAAGGACCGGCTCTTCTTCTTCGCCGACACCACGGTCAACATCGACCCGGACGCAGAGACCCTGGCGGAGATCGCCATCCTGACCGCAGAGTTCGCCCGCCGGTTCGACGTCGAACCGCGGGTGGCGATGCTGTCGTTCTCGAACTTCGGCTCCAACCCCCACCCTTCGGCCAGGAAGGCCCGTCGGGCGGTGGAGATCGTCCGTGCCCGCGCGCCGGAGCTGGCGATCGACGGCGAGATGCAGGCCGACACCGCGGTCATGGCCTCGGTGCTCCAGGAGACCTATCCCTGGACGAAGCTCGGAGGTCCGGCGAACGTCCTGATCTTCCCGGAGCTCAACTCGGCGAACACGGCCTACAAGCTGATCTGGAGGCTGGCCGGAGCCGAGGCGATCGGTCCCATCCTGCTCGGCATGGCGAGGCCGGTCCACGTTTTGCAAAGGGGTGTCGAGGTGACGGACATCGTCAACATGGCCGCGATCTGCGTCGTCGACGCGCAGGAGTTCGAGGCCAGACAGGGCAAGTAG
- a CDS encoding SPFH domain-containing protein has protein sequence MKEREATTGNGLMVLLLLLAVLAGGVAMVVLGVRGGEPGWILGGLVGAVAAVFLLAGLFMVEPNQGRVLTLFGAYRGSERRGGLRWANPFMTKRAISLRVRNFETAHLKVNDADGNPIEIAAVVVWRVIDTFDAVFQVDNYEDFVHVQSESALRNLATQYTYDSHGEHEKSLRGNTVEVADQLRKEIHDRLVQAGVDVLEARITHLAYAPEIAQAMLQRQQATAIIAARQKIVEGAVGMVEMALDRLSANKIVVLDEERKAAMVSNLLVVLCSDRAVTPVVNAGTLYNG, from the coding sequence ATGAAAGAACGGGAAGCGACGACGGGAAACGGCCTGATGGTGCTTCTGCTGCTGCTGGCGGTCCTTGCCGGTGGCGTGGCCATGGTGGTTCTGGGTGTGCGCGGTGGGGAGCCCGGTTGGATCTTGGGCGGGCTCGTCGGAGCGGTGGCGGCGGTCTTCCTGCTCGCCGGGCTGTTCATGGTCGAGCCGAATCAGGGGAGAGTCCTCACCCTGTTCGGCGCCTATCGCGGCAGCGAGCGGCGGGGAGGACTACGCTGGGCGAATCCGTTCATGACCAAGCGGGCGATCTCGCTGCGGGTGCGGAACTTCGAGACCGCGCACCTCAAGGTCAACGACGCGGATGGCAACCCGATCGAGATCGCGGCGGTGGTCGTCTGGCGGGTCATCGACACCTTCGACGCCGTCTTCCAGGTCGACAACTACGAGGACTTCGTGCACGTCCAGTCGGAGTCGGCGTTGCGCAACCTGGCGACGCAGTACACCTACGACTCGCACGGGGAGCACGAGAAGTCGCTGCGCGGCAATACCGTCGAAGTCGCCGACCAGCTGCGCAAGGAGATTCACGACCGGCTCGTGCAGGCCGGAGTCGACGTGCTCGAGGCCCGCATCACCCACCTCGCCTACGCTCCGGAGATCGCGCAGGCGATGCTGCAGCGCCAGCAGGCGACGGCGATCATCGCCGCCCGCCAGAAGATCGTCGAGGGCGCGGTCGGCATGGTCGAAATGGCTCTCGACCGGCTGTCGGCGAACAAGATCGTGGTGCTCGACGAAGAGCGCAAGGCCGCCATGGTCTCGAATCTCCTCGTCGTGCTGTGCAGCGATCGCGCCGTCACGCCCGTGGTCAACGCGGGAACGCTCTACAACGGTTGA
- a CDS encoding biopolymer transporter ExbD, whose translation MSMDVGSSGGIKSEINVTPLVDVVLVLLIIFMVIQPMLQMGYEVETPPEVKSATPPPQNSEQVIIRMDADGKTFINKLEVPRTQFAERLRTAMTGREKKLAFFAADGELSYEKVVEFMDLCRNNGAQNLGIVFDDLRPQT comes from the coding sequence ATGAGTATGGACGTAGGCAGCAGCGGTGGCATCAAGAGCGAGATCAACGTCACGCCCCTGGTGGACGTGGTGTTGGTGCTGCTGATCATCTTCATGGTGATTCAGCCCATGCTGCAGATGGGCTACGAAGTGGAGACGCCGCCGGAGGTGAAGTCCGCGACCCCGCCGCCGCAGAACAGCGAGCAGGTGATCATCCGGATGGACGCCGACGGCAAGACCTTCATCAACAAGCTGGAGGTGCCGCGTACCCAGTTCGCCGAACGCCTGCGGACGGCGATGACCGGTCGCGAGAAGAAGCTCGCCTTCTTCGCTGCGGACGGCGAGCTCTCCTACGAGAAGGTGGTCGAGTTCATGGACCTCTGCCGGAACAACGGCGCGCAGAATCTGGGGATCGTCTTCGACGATCTCCGGCCGCAGACGTAA
- a CDS encoding MotA/TolQ/ExbB proton channel family protein, whose product MTWIAQGVAITLVICSVYSLYVTLERWLFFKKAKKQSLDFAKQATAALAKDQIQQAVDVARKFPASHLARVTRAGLIEFQLDTTRGASSGLSGHDLVESARRAIERETLITYSDFKKGVGALATIATTAPFIGLFGTVVGIINAFRGMSSGAGGIAAVSGGIAEALVTTALGLFVAIPAAWMFNYFTGVLERFSVEMSNSSSELIDFFIKKHGGSDAVGVRV is encoded by the coding sequence ATGACGTGGATCGCCCAAGGCGTGGCGATCACGCTGGTCATCTGCTCTGTGTACTCGCTGTACGTGACGCTCGAGCGTTGGCTGTTCTTCAAGAAGGCCAAGAAGCAGTCGCTCGACTTCGCGAAGCAGGCGACGGCGGCTCTGGCCAAGGATCAGATCCAGCAGGCGGTCGACGTGGCCCGGAAGTTCCCGGCCAGCCATCTGGCGCGCGTCACCCGGGCCGGACTGATCGAATTTCAGCTCGATACGACCCGCGGCGCCTCTTCGGGCCTCTCGGGGCATGACCTGGTCGAGTCCGCCCGTCGGGCAATCGAGCGCGAGACGCTGATCACCTACTCGGACTTCAAGAAGGGCGTCGGCGCCCTGGCTACCATCGCGACGACGGCGCCGTTCATCGGCCTGTTCGGAACGGTGGTCGGCATCATCAACGCCTTCCGCGGCATGTCCTCCGGCGCCGGCGGCATCGCCGCCGTCTCGGGTGGTATCGCCGAGGCGCTGGTGACGACGGCGCTCGGCCTGTTCGTGGCCATTCCGGCGGCATGGATGTTCAACTACTTCACCGGCGTGCTGGAGCGCTTCAGCGTCGAGATGTCGAACTCCTCGTCCGAACTCATCGACTTCTTCATCAAGAAGCATGGAGGCAGCGATGCCGTTGGGGTCCGCGTTTAA
- a CDS encoding DUF3891 family protein translates to MIVTRTPSGSRLVTQADHARLAGDILRLVRLPELVEHPRRELLLRAVREHDNGWWEADSAPRLAASGSTALDFRDFPGDLRQEIWRRGVERFAADSPYLAALLSAHSLRLLRRFGGEPSWAAFRAELAERQQELLEAAGGSLDEVAADDPWMELADGLSLAACTGEAAFVEVPGWQARVELLGDGENAGERVELRLQPFPFAGSTTFDLPCRTLAEARFGSGSALGVALVGSPWRRLQVRVRAL, encoded by the coding sequence GTGATCGTGACCCGGACACCCTCCGGCAGCCGCCTCGTCACCCAGGCGGATCACGCCCGGCTGGCCGGCGACATCCTGCGGCTCGTGCGCCTGCCGGAACTGGTCGAGCACCCGCGGCGCGAGCTCTTGCTGCGGGCGGTGCGGGAGCACGACAACGGCTGGTGGGAGGCCGACTCGGCACCGAGGCTCGCGGCCTCCGGAAGCACGGCACTCGATTTTCGCGACTTTCCGGGGGACCTCCGGCAGGAGATCTGGCGGCGCGGGGTCGAGCGCTTCGCCGCCGACAGTCCCTATCTCGCGGCGCTCCTTTCGGCCCACAGCCTGCGTCTGCTCCGGCGCTTCGGCGGCGAGCCCTCCTGGGCGGCCTTCCGGGCCGAGCTCGCGGAGCGCCAGCAGGAGCTTCTCGAAGCGGCAGGAGGGAGCCTGGACGAGGTGGCTGCAGACGATCCCTGGATGGAGCTCGCCGACGGCCTCTCGCTGGCCGCCTGTACCGGCGAAGCCGCCTTCGTCGAGGTTCCCGGCTGGCAGGCCAGGGTCGAGCTCCTCGGCGACGGCGAGAACGCCGGCGAGCGGGTCGAGCTCCGGCTGCAGCCCTTCCCCTTCGCCGGCTCGACCACCTTCGACCTCCCCTGCCGAACCCTCGCCGAGGCTCGATTCGGCTCCGGCTCAGCGCTCGGCGTGGCGCTCGTCGGCTCGCCCTGGAGGCGCCTGCAGGTGCGCGTCCGGGCACTCTAG